One Halostella limicola genomic window carries:
- a CDS encoding acyl-CoA dehydrogenase family protein, with protein MDYHDPERGREVAERTREFVNEEVIPVERELLGNGPVDESTVADLRERAREYDVYGPQIPEEYGGLGLDFREMLPIFEAAGRSLLGATALRCDAPDEGNMHTLELVGTEEQKERWLRPLAEGEIRSGFSMTEPMQGGGSDPKMIRTTAERDGDEWVIDGHKWWTTQGTEADVLIVMARTDEDAHPYEGCSMILVPADADGVNVVRDIPHVGGEVTGTGHAEIKYEGVRVPEENLLGAENAGFAIAQQRLGPARLTHCMRFSGMAERALDVAKAYASERQAFDGPIAEKQAIRHRVADVEMELHAARSMVRHAARSIAEGEEARVPVAMSKVFTANTVQHAIDESIQLCGGNGIGKDLPLADFYENVRAFRIIDGADEVHRRVIARDAFADVDESAIEGVTRYDG; from the coding sequence ATGGACTACCACGACCCGGAGCGCGGGCGCGAAGTGGCCGAGCGGACGCGCGAGTTCGTGAACGAGGAAGTGATCCCGGTCGAGCGCGAGCTGCTGGGGAACGGTCCCGTCGACGAGTCGACGGTCGCCGACCTGCGGGAGAGGGCCCGCGAGTACGACGTGTACGGCCCGCAGATCCCCGAGGAGTACGGCGGCCTCGGGCTGGACTTCCGCGAGATGCTCCCCATCTTCGAGGCGGCCGGCCGCAGCCTGCTCGGCGCGACGGCGCTGCGCTGCGACGCCCCAGACGAGGGCAACATGCACACGCTGGAACTCGTCGGCACGGAGGAGCAGAAGGAGCGATGGCTCCGCCCGCTCGCCGAGGGCGAGATCCGGTCGGGCTTCTCGATGACCGAGCCGATGCAGGGCGGCGGCTCGGACCCGAAGATGATCCGGACGACCGCCGAGAGAGACGGCGACGAGTGGGTCATCGACGGTCACAAGTGGTGGACGACGCAGGGCACCGAAGCCGACGTGCTCATCGTGATGGCCCGTACGGACGAGGACGCCCACCCATACGAGGGCTGTTCGATGATCCTCGTCCCCGCCGACGCGGACGGCGTGAACGTCGTGCGCGACATCCCGCACGTCGGCGGCGAGGTGACGGGGACGGGCCACGCCGAGATCAAGTACGAGGGCGTCCGGGTGCCCGAGGAGAACCTGCTCGGTGCGGAGAACGCCGGGTTCGCCATCGCCCAGCAGCGGCTGGGCCCCGCCCGGCTCACCCACTGCATGCGCTTCTCGGGCATGGCCGAGCGGGCCCTCGACGTCGCGAAGGCGTACGCGAGCGAACGGCAGGCGTTCGACGGCCCCATCGCGGAGAAGCAGGCGATCCGCCACCGCGTCGCCGACGTGGAGATGGAACTGCACGCCGCCCGGTCGATGGTGCGCCACGCCGCCCGCTCCATCGCCGAGGGCGAGGAGGCCCGCGTCCCGGTCGCCATGTCGAAGGTGTTCACCGCCAACACCGTCCAGCACGCCATCGACGAGTCGATCCAGCTCTGCGGCGGCAACGGCATCGGGAAGGACCTCCCGCTGGCCGACTTCTACGAGAACGTCCGCGCGTTCCGCATCATCGACGGGGCCGACGAGGTCCACCGCCGGGTGATCGCGCGGGACGCTTTCGCCGACGTCGACGAGTCCGCCATCGAGGGCGTCACGCGCTACGACGGGTAG
- a CDS encoding ribonucleotide-diphosphate reductase subunit beta — MARSPKLSLDPDDRSYRYYRNAVERHWDPGEIDLSTDRERVTELSESGLTDLRRTLALFGAGEQSVTEDLAPLAAALDDPNDQAFVASQIYEEAKHADFFDRNWRRVIRRAEDELGVKRSDPSDPRWFSDAYVELFDRNERAMARLLTDDSPEARADAYCHYHLTIEGILAQTGYYGVQTNFGGDVAELPTLPGLVEGFSNIRSDEGRHVGFGMAKLKGLVGDGSVSVERLWETVGELVPLTQSIVSASADDDSAGLGEDELVTYAAERHTDRMAQIADSDAELPSVGELTRIE; from the coding sequence ATGGCGCGATCCCCGAAGCTCTCCCTGGACCCGGACGACCGGAGCTACCGGTACTACCGGAACGCCGTCGAGCGACATTGGGACCCCGGCGAGATCGACCTCTCGACCGACCGCGAGCGGGTCACCGAACTCTCGGAAAGCGGCCTCACCGACCTCCGGCGGACGCTCGCGCTGTTCGGCGCCGGCGAGCAATCCGTCACCGAGGACCTGGCGCCGCTGGCCGCCGCGCTCGACGACCCGAACGACCAGGCGTTCGTGGCGAGCCAGATCTACGAGGAGGCCAAGCACGCGGACTTCTTCGACCGGAACTGGCGACGGGTGATCCGGCGCGCGGAGGACGAACTCGGCGTCAAGCGGAGCGACCCGTCGGACCCGCGGTGGTTCTCGGACGCCTACGTGGAGCTGTTCGACCGCAACGAGCGCGCGATGGCGCGCCTGCTGACGGACGACTCGCCGGAGGCGCGGGCCGACGCGTACTGCCACTACCACCTCACCATCGAGGGGATCCTGGCCCAGACGGGCTACTACGGCGTGCAGACGAACTTCGGCGGCGACGTGGCGGAGCTACCGACCCTCCCCGGTCTCGTGGAGGGCTTCTCGAACATTCGGAGCGACGAGGGGCGCCACGTGGGGTTCGGGATGGCGAAGCTGAAAGGCCTCGTCGGCGACGGGAGCGTCTCGGTGGAACGGCTCTGGGAGACGGTCGGCGAACTCGTCCCGCTCACCCAGTCTATCGTCAGTGCGTCGGCCGACGATGACTCGGCCGGACTCGGCGAGGACGAACTCGTCACGTACGCCGCGGAGCGCCACACCGACCGCATGGCACAGATCGCCGATAGCGACGCCGAGCTGCCGAGCGTCGGGGAGCTGACGCGGATCGAGTAG
- a CDS encoding MTH865 family protein, with protein MADEQEIRQQMIDAFEGADYPISSPMDLVPALPNGPGTKFESGDFSMTAMELNTKLPGGDFPYDSPEAFVDDVIENLKDEDYI; from the coding sequence ATGGCAGACGAACAAGAGATCCGACAGCAGATGATCGACGCGTTCGAAGGCGCAGACTACCCCATCTCCAGCCCGATGGACCTCGTCCCCGCGCTCCCCAACGGCCCCGGGACGAAGTTCGAGTCCGGCGACTTCTCGATGACGGCGATGGAACTGAACACGAAGCTCCCCGGCGGCGACTTCCCGTACGACTCGCCCGAGGCGTTCGTCGACGACGTCATCGAGAACCTCAAGGACGAGGACTACATCTAA
- a CDS encoding MBL fold metallo-hydrolase — protein sequence MVEPTDGRTDVYTVDTELLGSPGLMAAYVVDAERPAVVDPGAATATGPVLDALDELDIDPESVAYLIPTHVHLDHAGAAGSLADACPNATVLVHERGVPYLIDPEKLDALFESAKRAVGEVAAAYGEPDPVPPERCETLGDGDVVDLGDRSLEAIDAPGHAPHQHALLGDDGTLFAGDAAGAWLGGQLFPTTPGPDFDLEDAVDTAERLRDRDPDAVLYGHFGAREDAIDALNEYAAILPEFVDAVDELREEHGDPDDVVSNLPSRWASSPTIAGDVRGVLRYLQS from the coding sequence ATGGTCGAACCGACCGACGGGCGCACCGACGTGTACACCGTCGACACCGAACTCCTCGGCTCCCCGGGGCTGATGGCCGCCTACGTCGTCGACGCGGAGCGACCCGCCGTCGTCGACCCCGGCGCGGCCACCGCCACCGGTCCCGTTCTCGACGCGCTCGACGAACTGGACATCGACCCCGAGAGCGTCGCGTACCTGATCCCGACGCACGTCCACCTCGACCACGCCGGCGCGGCGGGCTCGCTCGCCGACGCCTGCCCGAACGCGACCGTGCTGGTCCACGAGCGAGGCGTGCCGTACCTGATCGATCCCGAGAAGCTCGACGCCCTGTTCGAGAGCGCGAAGCGGGCCGTCGGCGAGGTCGCGGCGGCGTACGGCGAACCCGACCCGGTTCCGCCGGAGCGGTGCGAGACGCTGGGGGACGGCGACGTCGTGGACCTCGGCGACCGCAGCCTCGAAGCGATCGACGCGCCGGGACACGCGCCCCACCAGCACGCGTTGCTCGGCGACGACGGGACGCTGTTCGCGGGCGACGCCGCGGGCGCGTGGCTGGGCGGGCAACTGTTCCCGACCACGCCCGGCCCCGACTTCGACCTGGAAGACGCGGTCGACACCGCCGAGCGCCTGCGCGACCGCGACCCCGACGCCGTGCTGTACGGCCACTTCGGCGCCCGCGAGGACGCGATCGACGCCCTGAACGAGTACGCGGCGATCCTCCCGGAGTTCGTCGACGCGGTCGACGAGCTGCGAGAGGAGCACGGCGACCCCGACGACGTCGTCTCGAACCTGCCGTCGCGGTGGGCGTCAAGCCCGACGATAGCGGGCGACGTGCGCGGCGTCCTCCGCTACCTGCAGAGCTGA
- a CDS encoding enoyl-CoA hydratase/isomerase family protein, giving the protein MSDEAVHLTYEDDVARITLDQPGTSNALTHEISSELIDAIDEVEDSDARCLVVEGEGNTFSAGGDINSMIEGLTGDVPTDEKVRLVIEQTSRAVARVAECPLPSVAKIDGAAFGAGANLAIACDLQVASESSSLSFGFRQVGLAVDSGTSYLLPRIVGENVAKELVFTGERISAAEAEDIGLVNRVYPDDEFEESTAELVEEIASGPTVALRTSKRQINRGLERSLREAMECEADAQGAVFETRDHREGAEAFMEGRSPEFEGR; this is encoded by the coding sequence ATGAGCGACGAGGCGGTCCACCTCACCTACGAGGACGACGTGGCGCGGATCACGCTGGACCAGCCCGGGACCAGCAACGCGCTCACTCACGAGATATCGAGCGAGCTGATCGACGCCATCGACGAGGTGGAGGACAGCGACGCCCGCTGTCTCGTCGTCGAGGGGGAGGGGAACACCTTCTCCGCCGGGGGCGACATCAACTCGATGATCGAGGGGCTGACCGGCGACGTGCCGACCGACGAGAAGGTGCGGCTGGTCATCGAGCAGACGAGCCGCGCCGTCGCCCGCGTCGCGGAGTGCCCGCTCCCGTCGGTCGCGAAGATAGACGGCGCGGCGTTCGGCGCCGGCGCGAACCTCGCCATCGCCTGCGACCTGCAGGTCGCCAGCGAGTCGTCGTCGCTGAGCTTCGGCTTCCGGCAGGTCGGGCTGGCCGTCGACTCCGGGACGTCGTATCTCCTTCCCCGGATCGTCGGCGAGAACGTGGCGAAGGAACTGGTGTTCACGGGCGAGCGCATCTCCGCCGCGGAGGCGGAGGATATCGGCCTCGTCAACCGGGTCTACCCGGACGACGAGTTCGAGGAGTCGACCGCGGAGTTAGTCGAGGAGATCGCGTCCGGGCCGACGGTCGCGCTCCGCACGTCGAAGCGCCAGATCAACCGCGGCCTCGAACGGTCGCTCCGCGAGGCGATGGAGTGCGAGGCCGACGCCCAGGGCGCGGTGTTCGAGACGCGCGACCACCGCGAGGGCGCGGAGGCGTTCATGGAGGGCCGATCCCCCGAGTTCGAGGGGCGTTAG
- a CDS encoding long-chain-fatty-acid--CoA ligase — translation MTNLVRNVGAVAEERPEGTAVHFDGTDVSYGALWQRTGQFAQALADHGIEPDDAVGVYLPNLPQFVTAFHGTLRAGGVVVPMNPQYKSREISHLLGDSGAKAVVALADLAPFVEEVRDETEVEHLITVGGEAETGTPFEEFLAEGTKDAVERGDDDLAVQPYTSGTTGQPKGVQLTHNNLKSNAEVAADLVPEGIRPDDKQLGVLPLFHIYGMTVVMNATLFSGGAYYPLPEWDAQQAVGLIQSEGLTLMHGVPAMYNDIINQPDAESFDLSSLRLCGVGGAGIPVEVLRRFEELYDATIYEGYGLTETSPVTHFNSPEAGRRVGSIGKTLPGVDSMVVDVDFEEVAPVEEGPVDEESVNLDDITGEIVVSGPNVMKGYSGLPEANEEAFTEKDGKRWFHTGDIGYHDEDGFFYVIDREKHMIVTGGYNVYPREVEELLFEHDAVADAAVVGIPDERRGETVKAFIVPTPDADVTAEEIKEYCLSNLAEYKHPREVEFVDELPRTTTGKVQKFELREAEE, via the coding sequence ATGACAAATCTTGTCAGGAACGTCGGCGCGGTAGCGGAGGAGCGGCCGGAGGGGACGGCCGTCCACTTCGACGGGACGGACGTCTCCTACGGGGCGCTCTGGCAGCGCACCGGACAGTTCGCGCAGGCGCTGGCCGACCACGGGATCGAACCCGACGACGCGGTCGGCGTGTACCTGCCGAACCTGCCGCAGTTCGTCACCGCGTTCCACGGGACGCTCCGGGCCGGCGGCGTCGTGGTACCGATGAACCCGCAGTACAAGTCGCGGGAGATCAGTCACCTGCTCGGCGACAGCGGGGCCAAGGCGGTCGTGGCGCTGGCCGACCTCGCGCCGTTCGTCGAGGAGGTCCGCGACGAGACTGAGGTGGAACACCTGATCACGGTCGGCGGCGAGGCGGAGACGGGCACGCCGTTCGAGGAGTTCCTCGCCGAGGGGACCAAGGACGCGGTCGAGCGCGGCGACGACGACCTCGCCGTTCAGCCGTACACGAGCGGGACGACCGGTCAGCCGAAGGGCGTCCAGCTGACCCACAACAACCTCAAGTCGAACGCGGAGGTCGCCGCGGACCTGGTGCCCGAGGGGATCCGTCCGGACGACAAGCAACTCGGCGTCCTCCCGCTGTTTCACATCTACGGGATGACCGTCGTGATGAACGCAACGCTGTTCAGCGGCGGCGCGTACTACCCGCTCCCGGAGTGGGACGCCCAGCAGGCCGTCGGTCTCATCCAGTCCGAGGGGCTGACGCTGATGCACGGCGTGCCGGCGATGTACAACGACATTATCAACCAGCCAGACGCCGAGTCGTTCGACCTCTCGTCGCTGCGGCTCTGCGGCGTCGGCGGCGCCGGCATCCCCGTGGAGGTGCTCCGGCGGTTCGAGGAGCTGTACGACGCGACGATCTACGAGGGGTACGGCCTCACCGAGACCAGCCCGGTCACGCACTTCAACAGCCCCGAGGCGGGCCGCCGCGTCGGCAGCATCGGCAAGACGCTGCCGGGCGTCGACTCGATGGTGGTCGACGTGGACTTCGAGGAGGTGGCGCCGGTCGAGGAGGGTCCCGTCGACGAGGAGTCCGTGAATCTCGACGATATCACCGGCGAGATCGTCGTCAGCGGGCCGAACGTGATGAAAGGCTACTCCGGGCTTCCGGAGGCCAACGAGGAGGCGTTCACGGAGAAAGACGGCAAGCGGTGGTTCCACACCGGCGACATCGGGTACCACGACGAGGACGGCTTCTTCTACGTCATCGACCGCGAGAAGCACATGATCGTCACCGGCGGGTACAACGTCTACCCGCGGGAGGTCGAGGAGTTGCTGTTCGAGCACGACGCCGTCGCCGACGCCGCCGTCGTGGGGATCCCGGACGAGCGCCGCGGCGAGACGGTGAAGGCGTTCATCGTCCCGACGCCGGACGCGGACGTGACCGCCGAGGAGATCAAGGAGTACTGCCTGAGCAACCTCGCGGAGTACAAGCACCCCCGCGAGGTCGAGTTCGTCGACGAACTGCCGCGGACGACCACCGGCAAGGTCCAGAAGTTCGAACTGCGCGAGGCCGAGGAATGA
- a CDS encoding aminopeptidase, giving the protein MDDRVHEHAEVLVDWSARIEEGDDVVVDVGPDAHDLAVAVAEKLGERGANPVTLYSSGEVTRAYLRAHGGDFDEDPDHKLALMENADAVLSLGGGRNTAATADVPSERRQASRKAERGVREAYMDADWVSTVHPTRSLAQQAGMAFKEYQDFVYDAVLRDWEELAEEMAKMKEILDEGSEVRLVKEDTDLTMSIEGRTAVNSAASVAYDSHNLPSGEVFTAPYDTEGTVYFDVPMTLQGSAVRGVRLTFEGGEVVDYAAEQGEAVVGDILDTDEGARRLGELGIGMNRGIDRVTDNILFDEKMGDTVHLALGRAYDSNLPEGESGNDSAVHEDMITDVSEDSRLEVDGEVVQRNGTFRWEDGFEESEG; this is encoded by the coding sequence ATGGACGACCGAGTGCACGAGCACGCCGAAGTGCTCGTCGACTGGAGCGCGCGCATCGAGGAGGGCGATGACGTCGTCGTCGACGTCGGCCCGGACGCCCACGACCTCGCCGTCGCGGTCGCCGAGAAGCTCGGCGAACGCGGGGCGAACCCCGTCACGCTGTACAGTTCCGGGGAGGTGACGCGGGCGTATCTCCGCGCCCACGGCGGCGACTTCGACGAGGACCCCGACCACAAGCTCGCGCTGATGGAGAACGCCGACGCCGTCCTCTCGCTCGGCGGCGGGCGCAACACCGCCGCCACCGCGGACGTGCCGAGCGAACGCCGGCAGGCGAGTCGGAAGGCGGAGCGGGGCGTCCGCGAGGCGTACATGGACGCCGACTGGGTGTCGACGGTCCACCCCACGCGGTCGCTGGCCCAGCAGGCCGGGATGGCGTTCAAGGAGTACCAGGACTTCGTCTACGACGCCGTGCTCCGCGACTGGGAGGAACTGGCGGAGGAGATGGCGAAGATGAAGGAAATCCTCGACGAGGGGAGCGAGGTCCGCCTCGTGAAGGAGGACACCGACCTCACGATGTCCATCGAGGGCCGTACCGCGGTCAACAGCGCGGCCTCCGTCGCGTACGACTCCCACAACCTCCCCAGCGGCGAGGTGTTCACCGCGCCGTACGACACGGAGGGCACCGTCTACTTCGACGTGCCGATGACGCTCCAGGGGTCCGCCGTCCGCGGCGTGCGCCTCACCTTCGAGGGCGGCGAGGTCGTCGACTACGCCGCGGAGCAGGGCGAGGCGGTCGTCGGCGACATCCTCGACACCGACGAGGGGGCGCGTCGGCTGGGCGAACTCGGCATCGGGATGAACCGCGGCATCGACCGCGTCACCGACAACATCCTCTTCGACGAGAAGATGGGCGACACGGTCCACCTCGCTCTCGGCCGGGCGTACGACAGCAACCTCCCCGAAGGCGAGTCCGGCAACGACAGCGCCGTCCACGAGGACATGATCACCGACGTGAGCGAGGACTCCCGGCTCGAAGTCGACGGGGAAGTGGTCCAGCGCAACGGGACGTTCAGGTGGGAAGACGGGTTCGAAGAGAGCGAGGGCTGA